From one Pontibacillus sp. HMF3514 genomic stretch:
- the uxuA gene encoding mannonate dehydratase — protein MKMTLRWYGENDKVTLEHIRQIPGVTGVISAIYNVPVGKPWPLEDILALKKRVEEKGLLLEGIESVPVHESIKLGDPSRDQFIENYQQTLRNLADAGINLVCYNFMPVFDWTRSQLDYQLSDGSTTLTYMDQVIQKMNPLNGDLNLPGWDSSYEKEDLKQLLEQYQSVTEDDLWRNLQYFLKSIMAIADEVDIKMAIHPDDPPWSIFGLPRIITNKADLERLIRLVDSPNNGITMCTGSLGANSSNDMPELIRHFGSLGRIHFAHVRNVKRVGEKSFEESSHRSEDGSIDMYEVMKAYVDIGFKGPLRPDHGRMIWGETGRPGYGLYDRALGAVYLNGIYEAIQKNK, from the coding sequence ATGAAAATGACGCTAAGATGGTATGGGGAAAATGACAAAGTGACACTGGAACATATTCGGCAAATTCCAGGTGTAACGGGGGTCATATCTGCTATTTATAATGTACCAGTAGGAAAACCTTGGCCTCTTGAGGACATTTTAGCTTTAAAGAAGAGAGTGGAAGAAAAAGGATTATTGTTAGAAGGGATTGAAAGTGTACCTGTCCATGAATCGATTAAGTTAGGAGATCCATCTCGGGATCAATTTATTGAAAACTATCAACAAACGCTTAGAAATTTAGCTGATGCTGGTATTAACTTAGTTTGCTATAATTTCATGCCCGTATTTGACTGGACACGCTCACAACTAGACTATCAATTGTCGGATGGTTCAACCACTTTGACTTATATGGATCAAGTCATTCAAAAAATGAACCCTTTAAATGGTGATTTAAACTTGCCTGGATGGGATTCAAGCTATGAGAAAGAAGACCTGAAACAATTGCTTGAACAATATCAATCTGTTACAGAGGATGATTTATGGAGGAACCTACAGTATTTTTTGAAAAGCATAATGGCTATTGCGGATGAAGTAGATATCAAAATGGCCATACACCCAGATGATCCACCTTGGTCTATTTTTGGCTTACCGCGAATCATTACAAATAAAGCTGATTTGGAGAGATTGATTCGTTTGGTCGATAGTCCAAATAACGGAATTACTATGTGTACGGGGTCTCTTGGTGCTAATTCTTCTAATGACATGCCGGAACTTATTCGACATTTTGGAAGCCTGGGTAGGATTCACTTTGCTCATGTTCGTAACGTGAAAAGAGTTGGTGAAAAGTCGTTTGAAGAATCTTCTCATCGTTCTGAAGATGGATCGATTGATATGTATGAGGTAATGAAAGCTTATGTAGATATTGGCTTTAAAGGACCACTACGTCCAGATCACGGTCGAATGATTTGGGGTGAAACTGGTAGGCCTGGTTACGGTTTATATGATCGTGCACTAGGGGCCGTTTATTTAAATGGTATATATGAAGCCATTCAAAAAAATAAGTAA
- a CDS encoding N-acetylglucosamine-6-phosphate deacetylase — MVEQYDNVQKIEGRHIGTSTSISIIVKDGIISEINQLNTKRESLPWIAPGLVDLQINGFQGMDFNTLPITEELISEAVRGLWKEGVTSFYPTVITNGVEEIEKVMSVFSNACNKDTFVHESIAGIHLEGPFISPEDGPRGAHGKEYVIAPDWSLFQRWQKAAEGRIKILTLSPEWSNSTDFIRKCSDEGVTVSIGHTAATSEQIIEAVKAGARMSTHLGNGAHTMLPRHPNYLWEQLAQEQLWTGFIADGFHLPDSVIKVILRTKRDKAILVSDAVYLSGLEPGLYETHIGGKVVLAEEGKLHLAENPNLLAGSAQLLTWGIEQLIQKGLCSLSEAWEMASIRPASCMNIPLHKIEVGNRPDFVVFEWDGQHIKIKDTFKNGVQVY; from the coding sequence ATGGTAGAACAATACGACAATGTCCAGAAGATAGAAGGAAGACATATTGGGACGTCTACATCTATTTCAATCATCGTAAAAGACGGGATCATATCAGAAATAAATCAACTCAATACTAAAAGGGAATCACTGCCTTGGATTGCTCCTGGATTAGTAGATCTGCAGATTAATGGTTTTCAGGGAATGGATTTTAATACGTTACCCATTACAGAAGAACTTATTTCTGAAGCAGTAAGAGGTTTGTGGAAAGAAGGCGTAACGTCGTTTTATCCTACTGTGATCACCAATGGTGTTGAAGAAATTGAGAAAGTCATGAGTGTATTTTCAAATGCATGTAACAAAGACACATTCGTACATGAAAGCATTGCGGGAATTCATTTAGAGGGCCCATTTATTTCTCCAGAAGATGGTCCAAGGGGAGCTCATGGAAAAGAGTATGTGATAGCACCTGATTGGTCTTTATTCCAAAGATGGCAAAAAGCAGCTGAAGGAAGAATTAAAATACTGACACTTTCTCCTGAATGGTCAAATTCTACCGACTTCATTCGTAAATGTTCAGATGAAGGTGTAACCGTTTCTATTGGACATACAGCTGCAACCTCTGAACAAATTATAGAAGCAGTAAAAGCAGGAGCACGTATGTCAACTCATCTTGGGAATGGTGCCCACACCATGTTACCAAGACACCCGAACTATCTATGGGAACAACTAGCGCAAGAGCAACTTTGGACTGGTTTTATTGCAGATGGATTCCATTTGCCTGATTCGGTCATTAAAGTCATCTTGAGAACGAAACGAGATAAAGCCATCCTCGTGAGTGATGCTGTCTACCTTAGTGGGCTGGAGCCAGGATTGTATGAAACTCATATCGGAGGAAAAGTTGTACTCGCAGAAGAAGGAAAGTTACATCTAGCGGAAAACCCAAATTTATTAGCAGGATCAGCCCAGCTCTTAACGTGGGGAATTGAACAATTAATTCAAAAGGGACTTTGTTCTCTTAGTGAAGCATGGGAGATGGCTTCAATTCGCCCAGCTTCTTGTATGAACATTCCTCTTCATAAGATAGAGGTGGGGAATCGTCCAGATTTTGTCGTATTCGAATGGGATGGTCAACACATTAAAATAAAAGATACTTTTAAGAATGGAGTTCAGGTGTACTGA
- a CDS encoding glucosamine-6-phosphate deaminase produces MTIHSAPIKTEQVDQLNVKVYENRTTMGVAAAREVSKKIKELLSKQNQVRMIFAAAPSQNEFLEHLRSDHEIDWSRITAFHMDEYIGLPIDAPQRFSHFLSEHLFNFVNLGEVHLMESSNHDKDECKRYTELINQAPIDIVCLGIGENGHIAFNDPPVADFNDSSIMKSVELDEVCRQQQVNDGCFQDIQSVPTHALTLTIPTLLSGKYLYCIVPGPSKRVAVEQTINGSITTECPASILRSHSACTLYLDADSYEERV; encoded by the coding sequence ATGACGATTCATAGTGCCCCCATAAAAACGGAACAAGTTGATCAATTAAATGTTAAGGTTTATGAAAATAGAACAACAATGGGAGTAGCTGCGGCTAGAGAGGTTAGTAAGAAGATTAAAGAGCTTCTATCAAAACAAAATCAAGTTCGTATGATTTTTGCTGCAGCCCCTTCACAAAATGAGTTTTTGGAACATTTAAGATCGGATCATGAAATTGATTGGTCAAGGATTACTGCTTTTCATATGGATGAATATATTGGGTTACCTATAGATGCCCCGCAGCGATTCAGTCATTTTTTATCTGAACACTTATTTAACTTTGTGAACCTTGGTGAAGTCCATTTAATGGAGAGTTCGAATCATGATAAAGATGAATGTAAACGATATACAGAGCTAATCAATCAAGCCCCCATTGACATTGTCTGTTTAGGGATAGGAGAAAACGGACATATCGCTTTTAATGACCCTCCCGTCGCTGATTTTAATGACTCTTCTATTATGAAATCTGTTGAGTTAGACGAAGTATGTAGACAACAACAAGTGAATGATGGATGCTTTCAAGACATACAATCAGTACCTACGCATGCGTTGACTTTAACGATCCCTACCTTATTATCTGGTAAATATTTATATTGTATCGTTCCTGGCCCATCTAAGCGAGTAGCTGTTGAACAAACTATAAATGGTTCTATAACAACGGAGTGTCCAGCCTCTATCCTTCGCTCACATTCTGCCTGCACGCTTTATTTAGATGCTGACTCGTATGAGGAGAGGGTTTAA
- a CDS encoding dihydrodipicolinate synthase family protein gives MLDANVKRFLQEGTVIPAHPLALTKERQLDEERQRALTKYYIESGAGGIAVGVHTTQFEIRDNNINLYKKVLRLAAEEVEYAGLKRPFIKVAGICGATDQALSEAITAKDLGYDLGLLSMGGLQEFSEEEHLDRIKAVASVIPVFGFYLQPSVGGRVFSYNFWREFADIPGVYAIKMAPFNRYQTLDVVRAVCHSNRCDEIALYTGNDDNIVADLLTEYVFSVEGTIVKKRIVGGILGHWAVWTSKAVELFDEIKAARYKTSIPSRLLQVGVEVTDSNTALFDPAHQFKGCISGINEVLRRQGLLQENVCLNPKETLSPGQAAEIDRIYREYPHLIDDEFIKENLNKWLSECRSPMSNHHELQ, from the coding sequence ATGTTGGATGCTAATGTGAAACGGTTTTTACAAGAAGGCACAGTCATCCCTGCCCATCCACTTGCATTAACTAAAGAGCGACAACTTGATGAAGAAAGGCAACGAGCCTTAACCAAATATTATATAGAAAGTGGAGCTGGAGGAATCGCTGTCGGTGTCCACACGACTCAATTTGAAATTCGAGATAACAATATCAACCTTTATAAAAAAGTTCTAAGATTAGCTGCAGAAGAAGTGGAATATGCAGGTTTAAAGAGACCTTTTATAAAAGTTGCAGGGATATGCGGAGCAACCGATCAAGCGTTATCTGAAGCAATCACTGCGAAAGACTTAGGGTATGACCTTGGGCTTTTAAGTATGGGTGGACTACAAGAATTTTCAGAAGAAGAACATCTAGATCGAATTAAAGCAGTGGCATCGGTTATTCCGGTTTTTGGTTTTTATTTGCAACCTTCTGTTGGTGGTAGGGTTTTTAGTTATAATTTTTGGCGTGAATTTGCAGATATCCCAGGTGTATATGCCATTAAAATGGCTCCATTTAATCGGTATCAAACATTAGATGTGGTTAGGGCAGTTTGTCATTCAAATCGCTGTGACGAAATTGCGCTTTATACAGGAAATGATGATAACATTGTGGCTGATTTATTAACGGAATATGTCTTTTCTGTAGAAGGCACTATCGTAAAAAAGCGCATTGTCGGTGGGATTCTCGGACATTGGGCAGTATGGACATCAAAAGCAGTTGAGTTATTCGATGAAATAAAAGCTGCCAGATATAAAACGAGTATTCCGTCAAGATTATTACAAGTTGGAGTGGAAGTAACGGATAGTAATACAGCATTGTTTGATCCGGCCCATCAATTTAAAGGGTGTATTTCAGGTATAAACGAAGTTTTAAGAAGGCAAGGGTTACTTCAAGAAAATGTATGTTTGAATCCTAAAGAAACATTAAGTCCTGGGCAAGCAGCTGAAATTGATCGAATTTACCGAGAGTACCCTCATTTAATAGATGATGAATTTATAAAAGAAAACTTAAACAAATGGTTATCGGAATGTAGATCACCAATGAGTAATCACCATGAACTTCAATAA
- a CDS encoding NAD(P)-dependent oxidoreductase → MNTIEELELKMCKPSESLINDLGKVDGDILILGVGGKMGPTLAKLAINAIRAGHLNKRVIGVSRFSKGTLKDELETFGIETITADLLNDEHLKGLPDVKNVMYMAGNKFGTSGNEHFTWAMNAYLPGRVADKYKDSRIVSFSTGNVYPLTPVVKGGTSEEHPTGPVGEYAQSCLGRERVFTYFSHKNSTQLLHFRLNYAIDLRYGVLLEIAKAVKARQPINISMGHANVIWQGDANEMALRSFLHCDSPPTILNVTGPETLSIRWAATRFGEIFGIDPIFEGAEKDTALLSNASKSHQLFGYPKVTIREMIEWTADWIMNEGATINKPTHFQEREGNY, encoded by the coding sequence TTGAATACTATTGAAGAGCTTGAGTTGAAGATGTGTAAACCATCTGAATCATTAATTAATGATTTAGGCAAAGTTGATGGGGATATTTTAATTTTAGGTGTTGGTGGAAAGATGGGGCCAACATTAGCAAAATTAGCGATAAATGCCATTCGTGCCGGTCATTTAAATAAAAGGGTTATAGGTGTGTCACGATTTTCTAAAGGAACTTTAAAAGACGAACTTGAAACATTTGGGATCGAAACGATTACAGCTGATTTATTGAATGATGAACATTTAAAAGGGTTACCTGATGTAAAAAATGTAATGTATATGGCTGGAAATAAGTTTGGCACATCGGGTAACGAGCATTTTACGTGGGCCATGAATGCATACTTGCCTGGTCGTGTAGCTGATAAATATAAAGATTCTAGGATCGTATCTTTTTCAACTGGAAATGTGTATCCGCTTACACCAGTTGTTAAAGGGGGGACTTCTGAAGAACACCCGACCGGACCAGTCGGAGAATATGCCCAATCCTGTCTTGGACGTGAACGTGTATTTACGTATTTTTCTCATAAAAACAGTACCCAATTACTACACTTCCGCTTAAACTACGCTATTGATTTAAGGTATGGCGTATTATTGGAAATTGCAAAGGCTGTTAAAGCGAGACAACCGATTAACATTAGCATGGGGCATGCAAATGTAATTTGGCAAGGTGACGCTAACGAAATGGCATTACGTTCCTTCTTACATTGTGATTCACCACCAACCATTTTAAATGTAACAGGACCAGAAACTCTATCTATTCGATGGGCTGCTACACGCTTTGGTGAGATATTTGGAATAGATCCGATTTTTGAAGGTGCTGAAAAGGATACTGCATTGTTAAGTAATGCATCTAAATCACATCAATTATTTGGTTATCCGAAGGTAACCATTAGAGAGATGATTGAGTGGACAGCAGATTGGATCATGAATGAAGGTGCGACCATTAATAAACCAACTCACTTTCAAGAAAGAGAGGGGAATTATTAA
- a CDS encoding YesL family protein: MDVQGVTGKLYTFSTWVYRLAYLNVLWLFFTVIGLGVFGIAPATVASFGVSRKWVKDKDESNIFLSFWQIYKQEFIKSNGIGFILFSVGFALYLNFQLTMMIDNIFMFTVIRVLFLISFFVYFLTVVFIFPVYVHFDLKVLQLLKQSFFIAIAAPLETIITLLLFSVVYFTLALIPGLIPFFGLSLFAFISTIVSLNAFSKLESRISGSSIEV; encoded by the coding sequence ATGGATGTTCAGGGAGTAACAGGGAAATTGTACACATTTAGCACATGGGTTTATCGTTTAGCATACTTGAATGTATTATGGCTTTTTTTCACCGTGATAGGTCTAGGTGTATTCGGCATTGCTCCAGCAACTGTGGCTTCTTTTGGTGTTAGTCGTAAATGGGTGAAAGATAAAGATGAAAGTAATATCTTTCTATCATTTTGGCAGATTTATAAACAAGAATTTATAAAATCGAATGGTATAGGATTCATATTGTTTTCTGTTGGGTTTGCTCTTTATTTGAATTTTCAACTTACCATGATGATTGACAATATCTTTATGTTTACAGTAATTCGTGTATTATTTTTAATTAGTTTTTTTGTTTATTTTTTAACAGTAGTTTTTATATTTCCTGTCTATGTTCATTTTGATCTTAAAGTATTGCAATTATTGAAACAATCTTTCTTCATTGCAATTGCAGCTCCTCTAGAAACGATCATCACTCTATTATTGTTCAGTGTTGTTTACTTTACACTAGCTCTTATACCTGGATTGATCCCATTTTTTGGATTGAGTTTATTTGCATTTATATCAACAATTGTTTCTCTAAATGCCTTCTCTAAATTAGAAAGTAGAATATCGGGTTCGAGTATTGAGGTATAG
- a CDS encoding carbohydrate ABC transporter permease, whose protein sequence is MKHKKTWFDYFNIFFMICLCISMIYPFIYMGAISLSSDVFVLQGKVHLWPKGFTTKTYEQVFADERILRSYWNTIVYVVVGTSISLITTSMGAYALSRKKMIWKKQLSFFIVFTMLFNGGMIPTYLVVKGLGLLNTMWAMVLPYAISAYNFFVMRTFFNNIPEELEDAGKVDGLSDWGVFWRIAMPLSKPVLATIGLFYAVYIWNNFMGALLYLRDSDLWPLQMILRNIVFQNGFDQDNITGTDTVALAESIKYATILVSTIPILCVYPFIQKYFVKGAMLGSVKG, encoded by the coding sequence ATGAAACATAAAAAAACATGGTTTGATTACTTTAATATCTTTTTCATGATTTGCCTGTGTATTTCCATGATTTATCCTTTCATTTATATGGGAGCTATTTCATTAAGTTCTGATGTTTTTGTTTTACAGGGTAAAGTCCACCTTTGGCCGAAAGGATTTACTACGAAAACATATGAACAAGTTTTTGCGGATGAAAGGATTTTGCGTAGTTATTGGAACACTATTGTTTACGTAGTTGTAGGTACTTCAATTTCTCTAATCACTACGTCAATGGGAGCGTATGCATTATCACGTAAAAAAATGATTTGGAAGAAGCAACTGTCCTTTTTTATTGTATTTACTATGTTGTTTAATGGTGGGATGATTCCAACTTATTTAGTTGTAAAAGGGTTAGGTTTATTAAATACAATGTGGGCAATGGTTTTACCTTATGCGATTAGTGCATATAACTTTTTTGTAATGAGAACCTTCTTTAATAATATTCCTGAGGAACTTGAGGATGCTGGGAAGGTAGATGGATTGAGTGATTGGGGAGTATTTTGGAGAATTGCTATGCCTTTATCAAAGCCAGTATTAGCAACTATAGGGTTATTTTATGCTGTTTATATCTGGAATAACTTTATGGGGGCATTATTATATCTTAGAGATTCAGATCTTTGGCCCCTACAAATGATATTAAGAAATATCGTTTTCCAAAATGGATTTGATCAAGATAATATAACCGGTACTGACACGGTTGCATTAGCTGAATCTATAAAATATGCAACAATTTTAGTATCCACAATTCCAATTCTATGTGTCTATCCTTTTATTCAAAAGTATTTTGTTAAAGGTGCGATGTTAGGTTCTGTAAAAGGATAA
- a CDS encoding sugar ABC transporter permease has translation MNRNVKNKKSLWKQLAENKYLIILFLPTLIYFLLFKYVPMFGIVVAFKDYNIFKGVWASDWVGFKYFTTFFSSPDFFTLLRNTFLLGFYKLIFGFPAPIILALLLNELKNILFKRFVQSVSYMPHFLSNVVVASMIIMFLSPNHGLVNEIINLFGFESINFIVEKEWFRTIYVTSGIWQHLGWSTIIYLAALANIDPQLYEAAEIDGANRWQKTWNVTIPSLIPAMVILFLLDIGNIIELGFEKVFLLQTPVTYETSDVLATYVYRTGLVQGSFSYATAIDLFTSVIGIVFVVSGNYLARKSGNSLW, from the coding sequence ATGAATAGGAACGTTAAGAATAAAAAAAGTTTGTGGAAACAATTGGCCGAAAATAAATATTTAATCATATTGTTTTTACCTACATTAATTTACTTTCTACTTTTTAAATATGTCCCTATGTTTGGGATTGTTGTTGCCTTCAAAGATTACAACATCTTTAAAGGTGTGTGGGCTAGCGATTGGGTAGGTTTTAAGTATTTTACTACTTTTTTTTCAAGCCCAGATTTTTTTACACTACTTAGAAATACATTTTTACTAGGTTTTTATAAATTAATCTTTGGATTCCCTGCACCTATCATTCTAGCTTTATTGTTAAATGAACTAAAAAATATATTATTTAAAAGGTTTGTACAATCTGTAAGTTACATGCCTCATTTTCTGTCAAATGTAGTCGTAGCCAGTATGATCATTATGTTCTTATCTCCAAATCATGGTTTAGTTAATGAAATCATTAATCTATTCGGATTTGAGAGTATTAATTTTATTGTTGAGAAAGAATGGTTTCGAACGATTTATGTTACTTCTGGAATCTGGCAGCACTTAGGGTGGTCTACCATTATCTATCTAGCGGCACTTGCAAATATTGATCCGCAATTATATGAAGCTGCCGAAATAGATGGAGCGAACCGTTGGCAAAAGACTTGGAATGTTACAATTCCAAGCCTAATTCCGGCTATGGTTATTTTATTCTTATTAGATATTGGAAATATTATTGAGCTTGGATTTGAAAAAGTATTTTTATTACAAACTCCAGTAACGTATGAAACTTCTGATGTATTAGCTACTTATGTGTATCGAACAGGTTTAGTACAAGGTAGCTTTAGCTATGCTACTGCAATCGATTTATTTACGAGTGTCATTGGAATAGTTTTTGTTGTTTCTGGTAACTATTTAGCGCGTAAATCAGGCAACAGTTTATGGTAA